The Apium graveolens cultivar Ventura chromosome 6, ASM990537v1, whole genome shotgun sequence genome contains a region encoding:
- the LOC141666096 gene encoding uncharacterized protein LOC141666096, with translation MVDKEEKNYTAEDLASIMKDAKDRHLLHCSLDSVISNRLIGCKTTKEIWDTLEVKYQGSTAMKKNRKTILTQEYEYFDSKDDELLTEIYERFQKLLNDMSLVDKEYDAEDSNKKFLLHSPKSGT, from the coding sequence atggttgataaagaaGAGAAGaactacactgctgaagatctAGCATCAATCATGAAAGATGCCAAGGATAGACATCTTTTGCATTGTAGTTTGGATAGTGTTATATCCAATAGACTCATTGGATGTAAAACTaccaaggagatatgggatacctTGGAGGTTAAGTATCAAGGCTCAACTGCTATGAAGAAAAATAGAAaaactatactcacacaagagtatgagtATTTTGACTCAAAAGATGATGAGCTACTGACTGAGATCTATGAGAggtttcagaaattgttgaatgatatGTCACTTGTAGACAAAGAGTATGATGCAGAAGACTCAAATAAGAAGTTTCTTTTGCACTCCCCAAAAAGTGGGACTTGA